The following proteins come from a genomic window of Nitrospira sp.:
- a CDS encoding Alcohol dehydrogenase, whose translation MPHMTAVQLRSPGAPFEVVKRDIPTPGPNQVRIQVQACGVCHSDLFVKEGHWPDLLYPRITGHEVAGIVDEIGAGVTTWKRGQRVGVGWHGGHCGQCDPCRRGDFMGCRNFRVTGFHDDGGYAQYMIARTEALAAIPDSISPAEAAPILCAGVTTFNSLRHSGATAGELVAVQGLGGLGHLGIQFASKMGFRTVAIGRGKDKEPLAMKLGAAQYLDTEAADVAKELANLGGASVILATAPDSKAMSALIDGLGVGGRLLVVGASADPLSVTPVQLIMSRRSITGWPSGTARDSEDTLNFCALTGIRPMVETVPLEQAATGYERMLSGKARFRVVLTMN comes from the coding sequence ATGCCACACATGACCGCTGTTCAACTGCGCTCCCCCGGCGCGCCGTTCGAAGTCGTCAAGCGGGACATCCCGACACCAGGACCGAACCAAGTCCGTATTCAAGTACAAGCCTGCGGAGTGTGTCACAGTGACCTGTTTGTGAAGGAGGGCCATTGGCCCGATCTGCTATACCCACGAATCACAGGTCACGAGGTTGCCGGTATTGTCGACGAGATTGGAGCAGGCGTGACAACATGGAAGCGAGGCCAACGAGTGGGTGTGGGTTGGCATGGAGGACATTGCGGTCAATGCGATCCTTGTCGGCGCGGCGACTTCATGGGATGCCGAAATTTCCGTGTCACAGGATTTCATGATGACGGAGGATATGCTCAGTATATGATCGCCCGAACTGAAGCCCTGGCCGCCATTCCGGATTCGATTTCTCCTGCCGAAGCAGCGCCGATTCTCTGTGCCGGCGTGACGACGTTCAATAGCTTGCGCCATAGTGGGGCGACGGCAGGAGAGCTCGTGGCCGTGCAAGGCCTCGGCGGCCTTGGGCATCTTGGGATTCAGTTTGCGAGCAAGATGGGATTTCGGACCGTCGCAATCGGACGAGGCAAAGACAAAGAACCCCTCGCGATGAAGCTTGGAGCCGCCCAATATCTGGACACAGAGGCTGCCGATGTCGCAAAGGAACTTGCAAACCTTGGGGGCGCTTCGGTCATTCTTGCGACGGCCCCGGACAGCAAGGCCATGTCGGCGCTCATCGACGGGCTTGGGGTTGGAGGGCGGCTGCTGGTGGTCGGGGCCTCGGCCGATCCCCTCAGTGTGACGCCCGTTCAGCTGATTATGAGCCGCCGGTCCATTACAGGGTGGCCATCAGGGACCGCCCGAGATTCTGAAGACACGCTGAACTTTTGCGCGCTTACGGGGATTCGACCTATGGTCGAAACAGTCCCGCTCGAACAAGCTGCGACCGGCTATGAGCGTATGTTAAGCGGAAAAGCGAGATTCCGCGTGGTGCTCACCATGAACTGA
- a CDS encoding Integral membrane protein — protein sequence MPIKSPILLVKGNVIMVIRSHLIAVLLIASLIGAPTLSFAKARGSGGGFSSGARGGQSSMGIGSRGSRTYQDNGAKPIEQSTTPKPSATPPSNAAGAPPMQPAPATPSSWWQRNPLLAGIAGGLAGTWIGHMLFGATESSAKTTEAEPSATSNSASNSFGLILLLMLIGAGALYYFKKVRQNPAPVFTGLSRSTTARGSLLDVSSDSTDRSTTDNAYTVTTEDKAAFQQLLSDIQSAWSAQDVPALRRFLTPEMLSYFSTALAEDNSRGVQNRVERVELLKGDVREAWSEGETDYATVDLHWSACDYTVSTTIPHGEPGYLIEGSEETATESHEVWTFMRVRDGRWLLSAIQQ from the coding sequence ATGCCTATCAAAAGTCCCATCCTTCTTGTGAAAGGAAACGTCATCATGGTGATACGTTCACACCTCATCGCGGTCTTGCTCATCGCCTCGCTCATCGGCGCACCGACCCTCTCATTCGCCAAAGCACGAGGATCAGGTGGAGGGTTTTCAAGCGGGGCTCGCGGCGGACAGTCTTCAATGGGCATCGGCAGCCGTGGATCCCGTACCTATCAAGACAACGGTGCCAAGCCGATTGAACAGTCCACCACCCCGAAACCGTCGGCGACGCCTCCATCAAATGCAGCGGGTGCTCCGCCCATGCAACCGGCCCCAGCCACGCCGTCATCCTGGTGGCAGCGCAATCCCCTACTCGCCGGGATCGCCGGCGGTCTCGCCGGAACCTGGATCGGTCATATGCTCTTTGGCGCGACGGAGAGCAGCGCCAAGACTACGGAGGCTGAGCCGAGTGCGACATCCAACTCCGCATCCAACTCTTTCGGACTGATCCTCCTATTGATGTTGATAGGAGCAGGCGCGCTCTACTATTTCAAAAAAGTCCGTCAGAACCCCGCTCCGGTATTCACCGGACTCTCGCGTAGCACCACCGCGAGGGGAAGCCTGCTCGACGTTTCATCCGACTCCACCGACAGGTCCACCACTGATAATGCCTATACTGTGACTACCGAAGATAAGGCAGCCTTTCAGCAACTGTTGAGCGACATTCAATCAGCCTGGAGCGCTCAAGATGTGCCGGCCTTGCGACGCTTTTTGACGCCGGAAATGTTGAGCTATTTCAGCACCGCCTTGGCTGAGGACAACAGTCGAGGCGTTCAGAATCGCGTGGAGAGAGTAGAGTTGCTCAAGGGAGATGTACGTGAGGCCTGGTCCGAAGGCGAGACAGACTACGCGACCGTGGACTTACACTGGAGCGCCTGCGACTACACTGTCTCTACGACGATCCCACATGGAGAACCAGGCTATCTGATCGAAGGCAGCGAAGAAACCGCGACGGAATCTCACGAAGTCTGGACCTTCATGCGCGTGCGGGATGGACGCTGGCTCCTGTCGGCCATCCAGCAATAA
- a CDS encoding Soluble pyridine nucleotide transhydrogenase, protein MRSYDMVVVGSGPAGQKAAVQAAKLSKRVAIIEKATQLGGASLNTGTLPSKTLKDTIEYIHGLGRRGWHQLGTELTSQLTLPDLMTRKDLVIKTEVAVITDQLQRNGIEVIQGTAGFVDPHTLRVARLNGQIDHIHASTIVLATGSRPRRPAEIPFDDLIICDSDSFLRTTKNPASIIVIGGGIIGTEYASMLAAFGIRVTLIDRRTQLLRFLDQEIAQALDSQMQQNGVVMRLGQDQVDISLNEAGHPLVQLQDGDVVTADMVLYTMGRVGNTEALNLPAIGLTTDQQGQLAVNARYQTAVPHIYATGDVIGFPALAATAMEQGRLAACHAFHVSEGHDIKVIPYGIYSIPEVSMVGKTEEELAATAIPHATGRAFFREMARGHISGDLHGLLKVMFHRETHTLLGVHIIGPGATELIHIGQSVLTYGGTVEYFIHNVFNYPTMAECYRTAALDGLNRLHHHPPSR, encoded by the coding sequence ATGCGATCCTATGACATGGTCGTGGTCGGCAGTGGACCAGCCGGTCAGAAAGCGGCCGTCCAAGCGGCGAAACTGTCCAAGCGCGTGGCCATCATTGAGAAGGCAACGCAGTTGGGCGGGGCATCTCTCAATACCGGGACCTTACCCAGCAAAACCTTGAAAGACACGATCGAGTACATTCATGGATTGGGACGGCGAGGATGGCACCAGCTGGGCACCGAACTCACCAGCCAGCTGACGCTTCCCGACTTGATGACACGTAAAGACCTGGTCATCAAGACCGAAGTTGCCGTGATCACCGATCAGTTGCAGCGCAACGGCATCGAGGTCATTCAAGGCACAGCCGGCTTTGTCGATCCACATACCTTGCGCGTGGCGAGATTGAATGGGCAAATCGATCATATCCATGCCTCGACCATAGTCCTAGCCACAGGGTCACGACCGCGCCGTCCCGCGGAGATCCCCTTTGACGATCTGATTATTTGTGACTCGGACTCGTTTCTCCGCACGACCAAGAACCCTGCCAGCATCATCGTCATCGGTGGAGGTATCATCGGGACAGAATATGCCTCGATGTTAGCCGCCTTCGGGATCAGAGTCACCCTCATCGATCGGCGGACTCAGCTGTTGCGGTTTTTGGATCAGGAAATCGCGCAAGCCCTCGACTCCCAGATGCAACAAAATGGGGTCGTGATGCGGCTCGGGCAGGACCAAGTGGACATCTCCCTGAATGAGGCCGGACATCCCCTGGTCCAGCTTCAAGATGGCGACGTCGTGACAGCCGACATGGTGCTCTACACAATGGGTCGAGTCGGCAACACAGAGGCGTTGAATCTCCCCGCCATTGGCCTGACCACCGATCAACAGGGGCAACTCGCGGTCAACGCCCGGTACCAGACCGCCGTTCCCCACATTTACGCGACGGGCGATGTCATCGGCTTTCCCGCGCTCGCCGCGACGGCGATGGAACAAGGCCGCCTCGCCGCCTGTCATGCGTTTCACGTCTCCGAGGGGCACGACATCAAGGTGATTCCATACGGCATCTACAGCATTCCCGAGGTCTCGATGGTGGGCAAAACCGAGGAGGAACTTGCGGCCACCGCTATCCCGCACGCCACCGGTCGGGCGTTTTTCCGAGAAATGGCGCGTGGCCACATCAGCGGCGACCTCCATGGTCTCTTAAAAGTCATGTTTCACCGTGAGACACATACCCTCCTGGGCGTCCATATCATCGGACCAGGGGCTACCGAATTGATCCATATCGGCCAATCGGTCCTGACCTATGGAGGAACGGTGGAATACTTCATCCACAACGTCTTTAACTACCCCACGATGGCCGAATGCTACCGCACCGCGGCGCTCGACGGCCTGAATCGGCTGCACCATCATCCTCCGTCACGTTGA